The Arachis ipaensis cultivar K30076 chromosome B07, Araip1.1, whole genome shotgun sequence genome includes a window with the following:
- the LOC107608640 gene encoding probable methyltransferase PMT23 isoform X4, with protein MGIIGEEFFKERKYPFILTLLGLFFFVGVLIFTNTTNTTISTFNPFVLSSNNVQNQPPSLLDPLPAPQHDHHAPPPAITNQSQQQQEKEAVLIDWKLCKGPLAVDYIPCLDNWEAIKALKSRKHMEHRERHCPQNSLKCLLPLPKGYRFPVPWPKSRDMIWYDNVPHPKLVEYKKDQHWVVKSGEYLVFPGGGTQFKDGVDHYIQFMEETLPKIQWGKHIRVVLDVGCGVASFGGYLLDKNVITMSFAPKDEHEAQIQFALERGIPATLSVIGTQKLTFPDSAFDMIHCARCRVHWEADGGKPLYELNRILRPGGFFAWSATPVYRDNEKDQQIWSVMVEITKAMCWSVVANGRDSAGIGLVIYQKPTSSSCYENRKEKIPPLCENKDSKNSSWYAKLDSCLTPLSVDGMGELQSWPMPWPQRLNSKPPSLLDSDATDEFYKDSKLWSQLVSDVYAEGLSIKWSSIRNVMDMNAGYAG; from the exons ATGGGAATTATAGGTGAAGAGTTCTTCAAGGAGAGAAAATACCCCTTCATCTTAACTCTCTTGGGATTGTTCTTTTTCGTCGGTGTCCTCATTTTCACTAACACAACCAACACCACCATCTCCACCTTCAACCCTTTTGTTCTCTCCTCCAATAATGTCCAAAACCAACCACCATCTCTACTTGACCCTCTCCCTGCACCCCAACATGATCATCATGCACCTCCTCCTGCAATTACTAATCAAAGCCAACAACAGCAAGAGAAAGAGGCTGTTCTTATTGATTGGAAGCTTTGTAAGGGACCTTTGGCGGTGGATTATATACCCTGTTTGGATAATTGGGAAGCCATTAAGGCCCTCAAGTCAAGGAAGCACATGGAACACAGGGAGAGGCATTGCCCTCAGAACAGTCTCAAGTGTTTGCTGCCACTTCCCAAAGGGTATAGATTTCCAGTTCCGTGGCCTAAGAGCAGGGACATG ATTTGGTATGATAATGTCCCTCATCCAAAGCTAGTTGAGTACAAGAAGGACCAGCACTGGGTGGTGAAGTCCGGCGAATATCTTGTCTTTCCAGGTGGTGGTACTCAATTTAAAGATGGAGTTGATCATTACATTCAGTTCATGGAGGAG ACATTACCCAAAATTCAATGGGGAAAGCATATCAGGGTTGTTCTAGACGTTGGCTGTGGTGTTGCTAGCTTTGGTGGTTATCTGCTGGACAAAAATGTCATTACCATGTCATTTGCTCCAAAGGATGAACATGAAGCTCAGATACAGTTTGCTTTGGAGCGAGGAATTCCTGCAACTCTTTCTGTCATTGGAACACAAAAGTTGACTTTTCCTGATAGTGCTTTTGACATGATCCATTGTGCACGGTGCAGGGTTCATTGGGAAGCAGATG GTGGGAAACCACTATACGAACTCAATAGGATTCTCAGACCAGGAGGCTTCTTTGCATGGTCTGCAACTCCAGTTTATCGCGACAACGAAAAGGATCAGCAAATATGGAGTG TGATGGTGGAAATAACCAAAGCTATGTGCTGGTCGGTTGTGGCTAATGGTCGTGATTCAGCTGGAATCGGGCTTGTTATCTACCAGAAGCCCACCTCTTCTTCCTGCTATGAGAATCGCAAAGAGAAAATTCCTCCTTTATGCGAAAATAAGGACTCAAAAAATAGTTCATG GTATGCCAAACTTGATAGTTGCCTGACTCCTCTCTCAGTCGATGGTATGGGCGAACTGCAGAGCTGGCCCATGCCTTGGCCCCAGAGACTTAACAGTAAGCCTCCGAGCTTACTTGACTCGGATGCTACTGACGAGTTTTACAAGGACAGCAAACTCTGGTCTCAATTAGTTTCAGATGTTTATGCAGAAGGTCTTTCAATAAAATGGTCAAGTATACGAAATGTAATGGACATGAATGCTGGTTATGCAGG
- the LOC107608640 gene encoding probable methyltransferase PMT23 isoform X3 gives MGIIGEEFFKERKYPFILTLLGLFFFVGVLIFTNTTNTTISTFNPFVLSSNNVQNQPPSLLDPLPAPQHDHHAPPPAITNQSQQQQEKEAVLIDWKLCKGPLAVDYIPCLDNWEAIKALKSRKHMEHRERHCPQNSLKCLLPLPKGYRFPVPWPKSRDMIWYDNVPHPKLVEYKKDQHWVVKSGEYLVFPGGGTQFKDGVDHYIQFMEETLPKIQWGKHIRVVLDVGCGVASFGGYLLDKNVITMSFAPKDEHEAQIQFALERGIPATLSVIGTQKLTFPDSAFDMIHCARCRVHWEADGGKPLYELNRILRPGGFFAWSATPVYRDNEKDQQIWSVMVEITKAMCWSVVANGRDSAGIGLVIYQKPTSSSCYENRKEKIPPLCENKDSKNSSWYAKLDSCLTPLSVDGMGELQSWPMPWPQRLNSKPPSLLDSDATDEFYKDSKLWSQLVSDVYAEGLSIKWSSIRNVMDMNAGYAGPRQIHIVDSFDCYLHQYNFVSD, from the exons ATGGGAATTATAGGTGAAGAGTTCTTCAAGGAGAGAAAATACCCCTTCATCTTAACTCTCTTGGGATTGTTCTTTTTCGTCGGTGTCCTCATTTTCACTAACACAACCAACACCACCATCTCCACCTTCAACCCTTTTGTTCTCTCCTCCAATAATGTCCAAAACCAACCACCATCTCTACTTGACCCTCTCCCTGCACCCCAACATGATCATCATGCACCTCCTCCTGCAATTACTAATCAAAGCCAACAACAGCAAGAGAAAGAGGCTGTTCTTATTGATTGGAAGCTTTGTAAGGGACCTTTGGCGGTGGATTATATACCCTGTTTGGATAATTGGGAAGCCATTAAGGCCCTCAAGTCAAGGAAGCACATGGAACACAGGGAGAGGCATTGCCCTCAGAACAGTCTCAAGTGTTTGCTGCCACTTCCCAAAGGGTATAGATTTCCAGTTCCGTGGCCTAAGAGCAGGGACATG ATTTGGTATGATAATGTCCCTCATCCAAAGCTAGTTGAGTACAAGAAGGACCAGCACTGGGTGGTGAAGTCCGGCGAATATCTTGTCTTTCCAGGTGGTGGTACTCAATTTAAAGATGGAGTTGATCATTACATTCAGTTCATGGAGGAG ACATTACCCAAAATTCAATGGGGAAAGCATATCAGGGTTGTTCTAGACGTTGGCTGTGGTGTTGCTAGCTTTGGTGGTTATCTGCTGGACAAAAATGTCATTACCATGTCATTTGCTCCAAAGGATGAACATGAAGCTCAGATACAGTTTGCTTTGGAGCGAGGAATTCCTGCAACTCTTTCTGTCATTGGAACACAAAAGTTGACTTTTCCTGATAGTGCTTTTGACATGATCCATTGTGCACGGTGCAGGGTTCATTGGGAAGCAGATG GTGGGAAACCACTATACGAACTCAATAGGATTCTCAGACCAGGAGGCTTCTTTGCATGGTCTGCAACTCCAGTTTATCGCGACAACGAAAAGGATCAGCAAATATGGAGTG TGATGGTGGAAATAACCAAAGCTATGTGCTGGTCGGTTGTGGCTAATGGTCGTGATTCAGCTGGAATCGGGCTTGTTATCTACCAGAAGCCCACCTCTTCTTCCTGCTATGAGAATCGCAAAGAGAAAATTCCTCCTTTATGCGAAAATAAGGACTCAAAAAATAGTTCATG GTATGCCAAACTTGATAGTTGCCTGACTCCTCTCTCAGTCGATGGTATGGGCGAACTGCAGAGCTGGCCCATGCCTTGGCCCCAGAGACTTAACAGTAAGCCTCCGAGCTTACTTGACTCGGATGCTACTGACGAGTTTTACAAGGACAGCAAACTCTGGTCTCAATTAGTTTCAGATGTTTATGCAGAAGGTCTTTCAATAAAATGGTCAAGTATACGAAATGTAATGGACATGAATGCTGGTTATGCAGG GCCTAGACAGATCCATATTG